From the genome of Syngnathoides biaculeatus isolate LvHL_M chromosome 4, ASM1980259v1, whole genome shotgun sequence:
GAGCAGTTCGCTTCCaaatgtgaagcggctgggttgaaaatcagcacctccaaatctgagctCACGGTCCTCAGTCAAAAAAGGTTTTTGTGCACCCTCCTGGTCAGGGTAGACATCCCGCCacaagtggaggacttcaagtatctcAGGGTCCTGTTCAGGACTAAGGGAAGAACGGAGCTGGCAGGCCGATCGGTGTAGTGTCAGCAGTTAATCGGACCGTATCGGTCTTgtcctcacctatggtcacgagctttGGGTGGTGATCGAAAGAACAAGTTTGTGGACGCAAGCCGCCAAACTGAATTTCCtacacagggtgtccgggctctccctgagagtgAAGCTGGTGCTCCTgcgcattgagaagagccagatgaggtggctccaGCCAGgcttgaaatgtgggaggaagcagcAGTACTCGCAGAAAActcatgcaaaatccacacagaaaAGCCCAAACCcagaatctcagaactgtgagggagatctGCCAACCATTTGCCCAAGTGttgtataatccatccatccatccatccattttcttagccgctcatcctcacgagggtctcagATAGATAACTGTTACAGATAATCATGGCATCTTTAATAATCCAATGATCTTCTTCTCCCACGTCTTTTTTGAAGCCCAATTGAGCAGCATGGCCATGACGGGTCAGTCGTCCATGGTCCACCTGCAAAGCAACATGCAGCACAGCACCTTGGGAATCAGCATCATCAACACCCACAATGCAACAGTGCGTCGAACAGCGCCACACGGACAAAAAGACTTACTGCTCGGCGAGCTATTCATGGCTTCATtgcgtgcgtttttttttttttttttccgcttcaCAGATGTCTCCTTTCTCCGTGAACGGAATGCCCTCACCGGGGTACCAGTGCCCTACCTCAGTGTACCAGTCAGCGCCACAGCAGGTGTACTCGCTGACCCAAACTGGACAACAGGTAAGACAAATGCATGAACCCTCCGGAGGACATGCAATGAAATATTTGGAAACTctcaaaacccaaaacattgaGTTGGGTACGTTGAATCTTTTTTTAgataaatgttttataattGCCGTTGACTGTAAAATACATACATCATCATATATATTCTATATTCTAATGTTTCATTAGCATATTTTGGAGGGATTGGCCAAGAGAAATCATGTATCCAGTAAATTGCGGCAGGTGCATTTTGAACGTCAACTTCAGAcaccaaatctggttctttcggcttgtcccgtcaggggtcgctacagcgcgtcatctcagtTTTTAACGCCGGATGCTGTTCCTGACGCAACCGCTCTCGGGgagtgggggccccagtgagaaagGAACTTACCAAACCACTGATCTATGGGACCACCAAATGTGGTTCCttaacaacaacagaaaaaactGTTATAAGCATTCATAATAATACGATACTGTAATTCTGTTTTTCCATCAGTGCTCGTCTGGCGGGCTGTACGGCAATGTCTCTTTCAACAACCAAAGTCTATTTTCACAACCTCGCCTGGCACCCCAAGAACAGGACCTGCAGCAGCCTAAATGTTTCCCCAAGCCCATCTACTCCTACAGGTCGGCTCTCACCCACCACCTGTGACGCATCAGTTCTTGCTCTCATGATAACCGCTTGATATTTCCGTCTTTAGCTGTTTGATTGCCATGGCTCTGAAGAACAGCAAAACCGGCAGCCTACCAGTCAGCGAGATCTATAGCTTTATGAAGGAGCACTTTCCTTATTTCAAGGTGAAACCGTTTGCTTAACTTCGATCGCAAAGACGACCGAAGGCGGCGTTCAGCTCACGCTTCTCTGGTTTTCCTTGCAGACGGCCCCAGACGGATGGAAGAATTCGGTCAGGCACAACCTGTCTTTAAATAAATGCTTCGAGAAAGTGGAGAACAAGACGAGCAGCTCATCCCGGAAGGGTTGCCTGTGGGCGCTGAACCCAGCCAAAATTGACAAGATGGAGGAAGAGATGCAGAAGTGGAAACGCAAGGATCTCCCGGCCATCCGACGCAGCATGGCTAATCCAGGTCAGGGATTTACCAACAGATTGATTGATGAAAGGCCAAACGCAGCCACCAACAAGACTCATTGTGAGCCCTAATTTTTAAGTCCAAATCTAGCACAGTCGGTGGACCGCTTGTCTAAGTCAAATTTGATGAATTCGGTCCAGACAAAGGCAGAAGGATACTCTCGCTCTGCGGATATGTGTGGCGGATGCCCgacatattttattcataaatatGCTGAAcagagtggcacggtggatcagctggtaaagcgttgacctcacaattctgaggtcctgggttcaatcctggacctgcccgtatggactttgcatgttctccccgtgcctgcgtggcttttctccgggcactccggtttcctcccacatcccaaaaacatgcaacatgaattggacactctaaattgcccctaggtgtgattgtgagtgtggttgtttgtctctatgtgccctgcgattggctgccgaccagttcagggtgtaccccgcctcctgctcgttgacagctgggataggctccagcactccatgcaacccttgtgaggataagcgccaatgaaaatggatggatggatttcacttCAATGGCtttttggtcatgttttttttttaaatttactacAACTAATgtaattgggcggcacggtggatcagatggtaaagtgtcggcctcacagttctgaggacccgggttcaatctgtgccctgcctgtgtggattagcataatctccctgtgcctgtgtgggttaggGTTACATAAAATCGTACgatgggccagatgtggcccccgggccttgggtttgccACATGTGCTCCAAActgaccctaggtgtgagtgtgagtgcggctgtttgtctcgatgtgccctgtgattggctggcgaccagttcagggtgtaccccgcttcctccctgatgacagtagggataggctacagcactccccgcaacccttgtgaggataagcggcaaaaatggatggatggatgttgaacaGCGGGAAACAGACCCTTTAAATCATTTCATTGAACGCATTATATTATCATCAACATTCATAGAATTTTCAAATCACCCTACAAGACCGGCACAAGTATGGGGGATCCACACGAACAATCGTGGGGAGTAGGGATGGATACATGAGGTCCGCTGATAAATATCTTCAGTGGCTATCACCAACGCATAATGTATTTAATAAAAGGTACACATTTTATGTTGTCTGTTGCCACACCGACCAGTCACAGGCACAGGCCTCTTCCGCACAGAGACGTCTCCGTGCGAgacacatttaaagggaatgagaggaccTGCATTGATTGGACGTGATTGCATTcacctctctttttttctctcgcAGATGAGCTGGACAAATTGATAACAGATCGCCCAGAGAACTGCCGGCGGAAGGCAATAGAACCGATCATGACGCGGCTGCCGAGCTGCCCGACGGGCCTCCCGCTGACGGCACAATTGCAGCAGGCTCAGCCCATCGTGACCCTCTCCCTGCCGTGTTTACCGATGCACCAGCACCATCAGATCCAAGCGCAACTCCAGGCCCAAGCCCGCTTGGCGCCCATGTCCCCGGCCCCGGCCCAAACGCCTCCCCTCCACGCCGTGCCCGACCTCTCCCACAGTCCGCTAACGCAGCAATCCGGCAAACCTCCAGACGACTTCTACAGCGTACACGTCGATAGCCACACAGAGGTGGACGCACTGGACCCCAGCATCATGGATTTTGCCCTTCAAGGTAAAGTTGCCCATTTGTGTTCTCTGGGCTATggcgctcgtgcacctacatcataaaatcatgtgatttttgttcacctcgccatattgccggtcaagctaagcattgctcaatgctaagtcggttggagacgacacggaaaaatgtcttgtagcacgacgcccagaatcttgtccgataccgttagaaatttagaaggtgaaaataaatgacggtacgTGGGAAAAATAGATAAACTCGCcatagaggacctgtatttaatgccaaaatcgatgttttcgccaataagaaattggactgttaatttgcttccgcttgtcttggacaactggatctggtgagtaagttgtcgagatttacatggaaaagtttgaaagcttctcaaagtctggatgcatacgaatactttgttgctggatctgttctcaatcaggaataaatcccacaaagtgacgggttgacagctcgtgaacgcggaagtgtgttcgatgacacattaacctttgccggaatccatcgagcttttcagctagtattcaatacttcttgttttcctttcgccttgtcccgttaggggtcaccacagcgtgtcattttagatgaacacatatttgtttggcacagttttacgccggacgcccatcctgacgcaacccctctgcactTTAGCTCGGCGAGAGACggttacagcacctggtattcccaagcggtctcccatccgagtactaaccagggccaaagccgcttagcttccgagctctgacgagatcgggcgttctcagggtggCATGGCCGTACgttagtattcaatacaattaccaatatttaaataaatgacccctggttttaaacaaactcacattcattaactatgactggaaaaaaaaaaaaagaggatagaGTCGTCGCCATGAAACGTACATAGAAGCGATCGCGGCCACACTTAACTTCTGTAaaactgttctcaaatgagccaacttggcattataattaCTTCTTGGtaagattgagaaaaataattcctacctgaacacaggcgtgtgcgtattttggttgggcaccatccatcacgtttaattgccaaaatccatcgatattttcaggtcttttcatctggtattccataCAATGATCTCTATAAATATCTGTCTCATGTGTTGTGacaactaacagcacaacaggtctcggtattgtaaatattctcctatggttcaatgtcgagcagctctgtttgaccggcaatatggcgccatgaaaactatatacagtacttgtgcTTATTTTCTATGGGTTTCATGAGGAATTTGGCTTTTGCAAACGATCGTATTTTACCATCCACCTAGTCACAGTTTTTTTGTAATCAGGCAACAACATgattaaagtacaatattactTTGGTAGAATCTTGTCGTATTTTGGTACCAAGAACCATCACAGTCACCGATGCAGATGCACTtcttagtgttttgttttgttttttatatgctGGGAGAAGagttaaacataaaaacacaatgaGAGTACTCACGCAGAAACCGCTATCGGCCACAGAACTCATCCAGCTTCTGGACCATTTTGTTGCCCACCACAGCCAGACGTGTAAACACTCGGGAATGCTGGGTTGTGTgtagtaaaacaaaacatttaaaagctgCAACAACAACACCAAATACCTGCAAAGTACAAGTTACAATATACAGAATAAACTGTTGAATTAATCATTCAATCCCACATCAGGTAACCTgtgggaagaaatgaaggatgacaGCTTTAACCTGGACGCTTTGGGCACCTTCAGAAACTCCCCCCTGCGACTATCGGACTGCGATCTGGGGAGCAGCCTGCCTCCCGCCTCCGGCGGAGCAAACCTGCCGCTGTCCGACGTACAAGTGACGGGTCTGTACACTTCGTACACCTCGCAGGATCCCCTCTCCTCCCAGTACATGGGCTCACCGGCCAGCAGCAAGCCCATCGTCCTGCTTTAAAGCAGCACTAACCCTTCAACCGCTGTTTTTCTAAGGATATACGACGGGATACCGACTGGAGAGTATTCTTTTGTACAAATCACCCGGGAACTATCAAAACGGCGACGTTCTTGTAAAACCCACGAGAAAACTCTTCCCGAACAAATACAAAAGAAGCCGAAGCAAAGACTTTGCAAGACCAGGTTTTGCCAAGCGAAGCCTCTCAGATGCCTGCGCGAGTACAAACGGAACTTTTGCGGAGGAAATTGGACATCTTTTTTCTACTGCTCACACTGTGTTTAAAAACCCTTCTATACCGTAGTTCCGTCTGTGTGTACTGTGATAGACGTTATTgctgtgttgttttatttatatttatgaaagaaaaaaaaaggcagccgagGACGTCGACCGCTCGTCGACTCCCTTTCGTTGCGTATATTTGAATGTCCAAATAGCTACGACCACAGAAAAGCTTTCTTTCGACCGTCCTTACTTACTCAAGTTCATTACAAAATGCCGACATGTGCCGTCACTTTGTAGTTCCGACTTTACGACTTTCGTATGTGATTAACACACTGGATGGAATACTAGATGTGTGTTATGttccattaaaaatgaatgggtaaataaaaaggtttttttttttttttgccaaaaataaaTCAGTGATATTTATTAACACGTTTCTTTACAAGATGACAAGGAACAGAGCTTATATACACTGATATGAAATTTTGTCGCTGGAAACATTGCGAAGTGCAACATTGAGCCAAGGTCACGAGAAACACAAATGCACTCCAAAAATATTCTAGATGTCTGCATTaaatagcgttttttttttttttagtcaatgtGGAGCGGGAAACCAAACTGATTCCGCGGCATGATAGCTATGAAATCTGAAATgtgtcatttcatttaaaagaatGTTCACAGTGACGTCCCACAAAGATTTGTATGATTACAAATCCATGAAAATGATGTGGACAATCGTATTCTATAAAGGGCAATCCTCGTTTCGTACAGTGCTAAATGTTAGCACTCTGATTACAGATGGATGTGGTTCAAAACAACGAATGCACGACTGCTCCTACCTGAAATAGAAACATGAAGGTCTGAAAGTGTAAGGCAAAAATAATACTGCTATTATTCATACAGAAAAGCAGCAGTGCAATGTGCAATACAGTGACAGTTTGTCAACCAAACGTGCCGACCCGGACtgaagtgttttctttttttttccccccaggatCCCACCACAACGTCGTTGCATGATTGCAGGACCTGTAGCGGTACGGTATTGTCTCACAAAACAAGGCCTCAACACTATTTTATATAAACTTATGACACTCTTAAAAGTGCAAGTGTATGCAGAAAAGTCATGACTTGTCCTTTTATGGCGATACAAGCCTTAAGAAAGGTTGCAGACTTTAGCTGGTGTTGCTGTTGTCCATGGTAGCAAGCAGATGAGAGAGCTTGGCCCGCTGCGACGCAGTAATGTTCTGGCTCATGTGGATGATGCAGTCCATGGCCACTTCAGGGTTGGACTCGACCAGACTTTGGCACCAAAACAAAcgaaaacagttaaaaaatgtcaaattgaaaGAATACATTGAAACTAGTTCTGTTTAATGCTGAAATGTCATAACGTGATTCTTGCATAATGACAGAAGTGATGATTAtcgtcaatgttccctctaatttttcacGTTTcagagcaaacacactaagcccgtgagcgccccttttgaccactgtgagcaacatcagacgtacgcactgtggtcaatcactgtcatccattgaagttacatggctcattaaaaggttcaggattacattcccatcagaacatttttaagaataattttgtgtttttgctaacttacactgaaaatgtcaacaaacaaaaaaatacattacaatacaactacataccaagccaacgattaactataaatttgaaatgtcgcttccaactttgtttcattttttttaacccacaatcaTATACCcacctgtttttcttggtgtaaaactaaattattgcttgcagaatatctttagcaatgcatgctgaaagctgaatgatgctctcaaacagttttatggttaatgttatgttgttttttgtatttaaaatacagaattagctttttgggcaatgtatcatctgtgctttcatcctcagtcaggctgtgccaaggtggaattttaacattatacaccatctcatacTGTACTTTCTATTTTCACTTCGGACGAGACCTTTTTTTGAcctaaaaaagagaaaagttcgtccagtttcaccacgttttcttctattattcacatactctggtgtttgtaattatgagtgtacccctttaaaaagGAGGGgtgcggtgtcaggtaaatgAGGAAGTGTGTGGCGCGGTGTGGtcgcagcagctctttgtgagaggcagtgtgctgccgtgtttaaaaaaaaaaaacaaaaacaaaacaggtcaggctgtagttcactgcgctggatctgttttcctctgcgctgagagtgtgcgacaagtgcgcaaatgcgcagttaagcagcttagagggaacattgattaTCAGCGATATATGAAGCTTTGCATCAGATATCCTCTCAAATCTTTTTAACACCTCAACTTCTGAAGAAAAGTGTTATAGAAGCTTTGCAATTAAACATAGTGCCAACATagatttaaaaagaagaaaaaaaaaaccacttaacTTTGCTGCTGGTACagaccttaaaaaaatattcactggTTTGATCTTTGACCTCAACCTTGGAAATATGGGTCcatcatttcacacacacaccacacacacacacacacacac
Proteins encoded in this window:
- the foxn4 gene encoding forkhead box protein N4; amino-acid sequence: MIEGGITSRMAGITEDAGHHPSPQDYGLLTTDPSQLREEDLPGDLQSLSWLTSVDVPRLQQMVDGRGGHGNGPAQGGLLEQHTAQLSSMAMTGQSSMVHLQSNMQHSTLGISIINTHNATMSPFSVNGMPSPGYQCPTSVYQSAPQQVYSLTQTGQQCSSGGLYGNVSFNNQSLFSQPRLAPQEQDLQQPKCFPKPIYSYSCLIAMALKNSKTGSLPVSEIYSFMKEHFPYFKTAPDGWKNSVRHNLSLNKCFEKVENKTSSSSRKGCLWALNPAKIDKMEEEMQKWKRKDLPAIRRSMANPDELDKLITDRPENCRRKAIEPIMTRLPSCPTGLPLTAQLQQAQPIVTLSLPCLPMHQHHQIQAQLQAQARLAPMSPAPAQTPPLHAVPDLSHSPLTQQSGKPPDDFYSVHVDSHTEVDALDPSIMDFALQGNLWEEMKDDSFNLDALGTFRNSPLRLSDCDLGSSLPPASGGANLPLSDVQVTGLYTSYTSQDPLSSQYMGSPASSKPIVLL